Proteins from a genomic interval of Clostridium cochlearium:
- a CDS encoding cation diffusion facilitator family transporter yields MDIYKEGKKISLITITLNILLCIFKVIAGILGKSSAMIADGIHTLSDVITTVMVILGLKISNKKEDEDHPYGHEKFEPVFAKIISTLLFLTGIYIAYEGIKVLKSGNYGTPGKIALIAAFVSILSKEFMYRYTINTAKKIGSISMEADAWHHRSDALSSIGTFLGILGARIGFKILDPLTGIVVSFFIIKIAIEFYLKSVKKLVDTSADIETINKIKDETLKIIGVKGIHDLKTRMFGNKIYVDIEICINSNMTVAESHDIATKVHDNIENKIDNIKHCMVHVEPFYNE; encoded by the coding sequence ATGGACATCTATAAAGAAGGAAAAAAAATCTCCTTAATCACAATAACTTTAAATATATTATTATGCATATTTAAGGTTATTGCAGGTATACTCGGTAAAAGTAGTGCTATGATAGCTGATGGTATTCATACTTTGTCAGATGTTATTACTACCGTTATGGTTATATTGGGTTTGAAAATTTCAAATAAAAAAGAGGATGAAGATCATCCTTATGGCCATGAAAAATTTGAACCTGTTTTTGCAAAAATAATAAGTACACTTTTATTTTTAACAGGTATTTATATAGCCTACGAAGGAATAAAAGTATTAAAAAGTGGAAATTATGGCACTCCAGGTAAGATAGCGCTTATTGCAGCCTTTGTATCTATATTGTCAAAAGAATTTATGTATAGATATACCATTAACACTGCAAAAAAGATAGGAAGTATTTCTATGGAAGCAGATGCATGGCATCATAGATCTGATGCTCTATCATCAATAGGTACTTTTTTAGGAATTTTAGGTGCTAGAATTGGATTTAAGATTTTAGATCCCTTAACTGGAATAGTTGTTAGTTTCTTTATTATAAAAATTGCTATAGAATTCTATTTAAAATCAGTTAAAAAATTAGTAGATACATCAGCTGATATTGAAACTATTAACAAAATTAAAGATGAAACCCTAAAAATTATTGGTGTCAAAGGCATACATGATCTAAAAACTAGAATGTTTGGAAATAAAATATATGTGGATATTGAAATATGTATAAATAGCAATATGACTGTTGCAGAAAGTCATGATATAGCTACAAAAGTTCATGATAATATAGAAAATAAAATAGACAATATAAAACATTGTATGGTTCACGTGGAACCCTTTTATAATGAATAA
- a CDS encoding 5-formyltetrahydrofolate cyclo-ligase, whose amino-acid sequence MKDKKELRERIIKKRDSISKDDLNKYDEDILKKVIESKYYKDAKCIFIFVSYKSEVHTHEIIKKALKDNKKVCVPKIISLREGMEAVEIKSFSELKPGKKGILEPVDFSKKIDPKEIDVVFTPGLAFDDKGGRLGYGGGFYDKFFKRLRKDTQKIGLAYSFQKIDFVPMCEWDVRINDIIING is encoded by the coding sequence GTGAAGGATAAAAAAGAACTAAGAGAAAGAATCATAAAAAAAAGAGATAGCATATCTAAGGATGATCTAAATAAATATGATGAAGATATATTAAAAAAAGTTATAGAAAGTAAATATTATAAAGATGCAAAATGCATATTTATTTTTGTTAGTTATAAATCAGAGGTACATACTCATGAAATAATAAAAAAAGCCTTAAAAGATAATAAAAAAGTATGTGTGCCTAAAATAATATCTTTAAGGGAAGGAATGGAAGCTGTAGAAATAAAAAGCTTTTCAGAATTAAAGCCAGGTAAAAAAGGAATATTAGAACCTGTAGATTTTTCTAAAAAAATCGATCCTAAAGAAATAGATGTAGTTTTTACCCCAGGATTAGCTTTTGATGATAAAGGGGGGAGACTAGGATATGGAGGGGGATTCTATGATAAGTTTTTTAAAAGACTTAGAAAGGATACTCAAAAAATTGGATTGGCATATTCTTTTCAAAAGATAGATTTTGTACCTATGTGTGAATGGGATGTAAGAATTAATGACATAATAATAAATGGGTAA
- a CDS encoding DUF4883 family protein, with translation MKKKYFFIILLVLSMGFILMNFSIESLKSNKKDMELNYYTNKLVENINSEPDYQCVIVDTNFYREEYLQKENLSIVKNFLNSINKNSYVLYNKKTIPQKPLYKIFLIFSNEKFVINVYNESYVSIHSWDGYHRMDYIDTSSIPYSYNLYNLCNFLIPR, from the coding sequence GTGAAAAAAAAATATTTTTTTATTATATTATTAGTTTTATCTATGGGATTTATCCTTATGAATTTTTCTATAGAGAGTTTAAAATCTAATAAAAAAGATATGGAGCTAAATTATTATACAAATAAATTGGTAGAAAATATAAATTCCGAACCCGATTATCAATGCGTGATAGTAGATACAAATTTTTATAGAGAGGAGTATTTACAAAAGGAGAATCTTTCTATAGTCAAAAACTTTTTAAATAGCATTAATAAAAATTCATATGTTTTATACAACAAAAAAACAATTCCCCAAAAACCCTTATATAAAATATTTCTAATATTCAGCAATGAAAAATTTGTAATTAATGTATATAATGAAAGCTATGTGTCAATACATTCATGGGATGGCTATCATAGAATGGATTATATAGATACATCTTCTATACCATATTCTTATAATTTATATAATCTATGCAATTTTTTAATACCGAGATAA
- the hprK gene encoding HPr(Ser) kinase/phosphatase: MGVLVKNLVKDLNLEVLNKGKDDVEMNISDINRPGLQFSGFYNYFANERVQLIGKTEWSFLDVMGPELRKKRVSKFFQFETPCIIITRNLKPHKEILDNAKKYNRWLLRTHNISTRFTSKLMSYLDEKLAPETRLHGVLVDVYGIGILITGESGIGKSETALELIKRGHRLVADDAVDIKEIDGKLMGSSPYITSGMLEVRGLGIIDVPALYGLSSVLDIKTIGLIIHLEQWKKDQEYDRLGIDEVNMNILNIPVRKIILPIRPGRNIAVIIEAAAANYRYNLNSNISPVDTISARMEEKNLKRE, from the coding sequence ATGGGAGTTTTAGTAAAGAATTTAGTAAAAGATTTAAATTTAGAGGTATTAAATAAAGGTAAAGATGATGTAGAAATGAATATAAGTGATATAAATAGACCTGGTCTGCAGTTTTCAGGATTTTATAATTATTTTGCCAATGAAAGAGTACAACTTATAGGGAAAACTGAATGGAGTTTTTTAGATGTTATGGGACCAGAACTTAGAAAAAAGAGAGTAAGTAAATTTTTTCAGTTTGAAACTCCTTGTATAATAATTACAAGAAATTTAAAGCCTCATAAAGAGATTTTAGACAATGCAAAGAAATATAATAGATGGTTATTGAGAACCCATAATATATCTACAAGATTTACAAGTAAATTAATGAGTTATTTAGATGAAAAATTAGCACCAGAAACAAGACTACATGGAGTCTTAGTAGATGTTTATGGTATAGGTATTTTAATTACTGGAGAAAGTGGTATAGGTAAAAGTGAAACAGCTTTAGAGCTTATAAAAAGAGGACACAGATTAGTCGCAGATGATGCTGTAGATATAAAAGAAATTGATGGCAAACTTATGGGGAGTTCTCCTTATATAACTTCTGGAATGTTAGAGGTTAGAGGATTAGGTATTATAGATGTACCCGCTTTATATGGATTAAGTTCTGTATTAGATATAAAAACTATTGGATTGATTATTCACTTAGAGCAATGGAAAAAAGATCAAGAATATGATAGATTGGGTATAGATGAAGTTAATATGAATATTTTAAATATACCAGTGCGAAAAATAATTTTACCAATAAGACCAGGAAGAAATATTGCGGTAATAATAGAGGCAGCAGCGGCAAACTATAGATATAATCTAAATTCTAATATTAGTCCTGTAGATACTATAAGCGCTAGAATGGAAGAAAAAAATTTAAAAAGAGAATAA
- the tnpA gene encoding IS200/IS605 family transposase, giving the protein MDNNSLAHTKWRCKYHIVFAPKYRRKEIYGDKKKEIGKILRMLCEWKGVEIIEANACKDHIHMLVSIPPKISVSGFVGFLKGKSSLMIFEKFANLKYKYGNRHFWCRGYYVDTVGKNKKVIEEYIKNQQNEDMIADQISIKEYTDPFKGGR; this is encoded by the coding sequence ATGGACAATAATAGTTTAGCACATACTAAGTGGAGATGTAAATATCATATAGTATTTGCACCTAAATATAGAAGAAAAGAAATATATGGAGATAAGAAAAAAGAAATAGGAAAAATACTTAGGATGTTATGTGAATGGAAGGGTGTAGAAATCATAGAAGCAAATGCATGTAAAGACCATATTCATATGCTTGTATCAATACCACCGAAAATTAGTGTTTCAGGATTTGTAGGTTTTTTAAAGGGAAAAAGTAGCTTAATGATATTTGAAAAATTTGCAAATTTAAAGTATAAATACGGAAATAGGCATTTTTGGTGTAGAGGATATTATGTAGATACAGTAGGTAAAAATAAAAAAGTAATAGAAGAATATATAAAAAATCAACAAAATGAAGATATGATCGCTGATCAAATAAGTATTAAAGAATATACAGACCCTTTTAAGGGTGGCAGGTAA
- a CDS encoding threonine/serine exporter family protein, whose amino-acid sequence MDITRILHLSTFAGEIMLQSGAEIYRVEETVYRICVSYGLKEADVFATPTGIIISATDENGNTISKVKRIKTRTVDLDKISRVNNLSREICTKNLSIELVQASLENINKSKKYSKNTIFIASSMVAGFFTLVYGGSGRDFIVSLFIGPIIQFFSIILSKIQANSFFINALGGAIASFVALLGTSIGIGDSTDNIVIGSVMLLVPGLIITNAIRDTIEGDLITGLSRASEAFLIAIAIALGSGVVFSLWLYLGGTYK is encoded by the coding sequence ATGGATATAACTAGAATACTTCATTTATCTACCTTTGCAGGTGAAATAATGCTCCAAAGTGGAGCAGAAATATATAGAGTAGAAGAAACTGTTTATAGAATATGTGTATCCTATGGATTAAAAGAAGCAGATGTATTCGCTACACCTACAGGTATAATAATTTCTGCTACAGATGAAAATGGTAACACCATATCAAAAGTTAAAAGAATCAAAACTCGCACTGTAGATTTAGATAAAATTTCTAGAGTAAATAATCTTTCTAGAGAAATATGTACTAAAAACCTTTCCATAGAATTAGTCCAAGCTTCACTTGAAAATATAAATAAATCTAAAAAGTACAGTAAAAACACCATTTTTATAGCATCCTCCATGGTTGCTGGTTTTTTTACCTTGGTTTATGGAGGAAGTGGTAGAGATTTTATAGTTTCTCTTTTTATAGGTCCTATTATACAATTTTTCTCCATAATTTTGTCTAAAATTCAAGCAAATTCTTTTTTTATAAATGCTTTAGGAGGAGCTATTGCTTCTTTTGTAGCTCTATTAGGAACTTCTATTGGAATTGGAGATAGCACAGATAATATAGTAATAGGTTCTGTAATGCTTTTAGTACCTGGATTAATAATAACAAATGCAATAAGGGATACTATAGAGGGCGATTTAATAACTGGGCTTTCTCGTGCTTCTGAAGCTTTCTTAATTGCAATAGCTATTGCTTTAGGTAGTGGTGTTGTTTTTTCATTGTGGCTTTATCTAGGAGGAACATACAAATGA
- a CDS encoding metal-sensitive transcriptional regulator, with amino-acid sequence MEDKSIEKKDLQNRLKRIEGQVKGIQNMLERDAGCKEVLIQIAAIRAAINKVGALILQNYAKGCFIQDTENMSEEKIDELIATLTMFMK; translated from the coding sequence ATGGAAGACAAAAGTATAGAAAAAAAAGATTTACAAAATAGATTGAAAAGAATAGAAGGTCAAGTCAAGGGAATTCAAAATATGTTAGAAAGAGATGCTGGATGCAAGGAAGTTTTAATTCAAATAGCAGCAATTAGAGCAGCCATAAATAAAGTGGGGGCATTAATACTTCAGAACTATGCTAAAGGTTGTTTTATACAAGACACCGAGAATATGTCTGAGGAAAAAATAGATGAATTAATAGCGACTTTAACAATGTTTATGAAGTGA
- a CDS encoding threonine/serine exporter family protein: MILLNSFFAFIATFAFTILFNIKGRNTFFAAIGGGLGWFVYTFSLSLNISTILSFFNASIVVATYSEIMARILKTPVTTILICAIIPLVPGSGMYYTMLETIKGDINKALTEGLNTLTIAGVIAIGIILVSSIVKLINYYKLHEKGLK, from the coding sequence ATGATACTTCTAAATTCTTTTTTCGCTTTTATAGCTACCTTTGCTTTCACCATACTTTTTAACATAAAAGGTAGGAATACTTTTTTTGCTGCTATTGGTGGTGGCTTAGGATGGTTTGTTTATACTTTTTCTTTATCACTAAATATCTCTACAATACTTTCTTTTTTCAATGCTTCTATAGTAGTTGCTACGTATTCTGAAATCATGGCTAGAATATTAAAAACCCCTGTAACAACTATTTTAATATGTGCCATAATTCCCCTAGTTCCTGGAAGTGGTATGTACTACACTATGCTAGAAACTATAAAAGGAGATATTAACAAAGCCCTCACAGAAGGTCTTAATACTCTTACCATAGCCGGAGTTATTGCCATTGGAATTATATTAGTTTCTTCTATAGTAAAATTAATAAATTATTATAAATTACATGAAAAAGGATTAAAGTAA
- a CDS encoding aminopeptidase has translation MENTLEKKYNYAWNSYNENDIEKVFEVSEGYKKFLSECKTERECIKEFIKIAEQNGYKDLEDLSKKGEKLNPGEKVYVNNRDKTLALFVIGKKPMKEGMNILGAHVDSPRLDLKQNPLYEDTDLAFFETHYYGGIKKYQWVTLPLALHGVVIKKDGTKKDIVIGEADDEPVIGVSDLLIHLAGEQLEKKLKKGIEGEDLNILIGSIPLKDEKVKNPVKANILKILNEKYGICEEDFVSAELEVVPAGKARDYGLDKSMIMGYGQDDRICSYTSFEAMVKLENPEKTCITLLVDKEEIGSVGATGMQSKFFENAVAEVMDCSNQYNELNLRKALANSKMLSADVSAAYDPNYPSVMEKNNAAYFGKGLVFNKYTGARGKSGCNDANPEFIAELRQIMDENNVHWQTAELGKVDQGGGGTIAYILAHYGMDVIDCGIALQNMHAPWEVASKADIYEALKGYHAFLIS, from the coding sequence ATGGAAAATACTTTAGAAAAAAAATATAATTATGCTTGGAATAGTTATAATGAGAATGATATAGAGAAGGTATTTGAGGTATCAGAAGGATATAAAAAATTTTTATCAGAATGCAAAACAGAAAGAGAATGTATAAAAGAATTTATAAAAATAGCAGAGCAAAATGGATATAAAGACTTAGAAGATTTGTCTAAGAAAGGTGAAAAATTAAATCCTGGAGAAAAGGTATATGTTAACAATAGAGATAAAACATTAGCTTTATTTGTAATTGGTAAAAAACCTATGAAAGAAGGAATGAATATACTTGGAGCCCATGTGGATTCTCCAAGGTTGGATTTAAAACAAAATCCTCTTTATGAAGATACTGACTTAGCATTTTTTGAAACTCATTACTATGGTGGTATAAAAAAATATCAATGGGTAACACTTCCTTTAGCATTACATGGGGTAGTTATTAAAAAAGATGGAACTAAAAAAGATATTGTAATAGGAGAAGCAGATGATGAACCAGTTATAGGAGTTTCAGATCTTTTAATTCACCTAGCAGGTGAACAATTAGAGAAGAAGCTAAAAAAAGGAATAGAAGGAGAAGACTTAAATATATTAATAGGAAGCATTCCGTTAAAGGATGAAAAGGTAAAGAATCCTGTCAAAGCTAATATTTTAAAAATATTAAATGAAAAATATGGAATATGTGAAGAAGATTTTGTATCAGCAGAATTAGAAGTTGTGCCTGCTGGAAAGGCAAGAGATTACGGATTAGATAAAAGCATGATAATGGGTTATGGTCAAGATGATAGAATCTGTTCATATACTTCTTTTGAAGCTATGGTGAAGCTAGAAAATCCTGAAAAAACTTGTATTACTTTATTAGTAGATAAAGAAGAAATAGGAAGTGTGGGAGCCACAGGTATGCAATCTAAATTCTTTGAAAATGCTGTAGCTGAGGTAATGGATTGTAGTAATCAGTATAATGAACTAAATTTAAGAAAGGCTTTAGCTAATTCTAAAATGCTGTCTGCAGATGTAAGCGCAGCTTATGATCCAAATTATCCATCAGTAATGGAAAAAAATAATGCAGCTTATTTTGGAAAAGGATTAGTATTTAATAAATATACAGGAGCAAGAGGAAAATCTGGTTGTAATGATGCTAATCCAGAGTTTATTGCAGAATTAAGACAAATTATGGATGAAAACAATGTACATTGGCAAACAGCAGAGCTTGGAAAAGTTGATCAAGGTGGAGGGGGAACTATAGCTTATATATTAGCTCATTATGGAATGGACGTTATAGATTGCGGTATAGCTCTTCAAAATATGCATGCTCCTTGGGAAGTTGCAAGCAAAGCTGACATATATGAAGCCTTAAAAGGATACCATGCCTTTTTAATTAGCTAA